A window of Ooceraea biroi isolate clonal line C1 chromosome 9, Obir_v5.4, whole genome shotgun sequence genomic DNA:
TTTGTCAAAATGGCAGTAATTTTTCTCTCAGATATAAAGAGACGGCGCTGTCATGCGCGACGTTCCGTATTCCCCGACGAAGATTACACGTCACACGACGAGATAGAATATATGCGATCGAATTCCCATGTTTACGATTAAACGGTAGTCACAAAGTGGAAACCGCACGAATAATACAGTCCATTCATGAATCTATCAATAATACAATCCACCGATTTGCAATTCCGCCACGACGGAGCAAACCAGTGCGCGGGCGTGGGCGATTTAAGATCCAGGAAGCCGCAAACGCTTTCGCGTTGGTGGTTCACCGCGCTCGGTCATCTAATCCTCAGACTCGCTAAGACTTAATTAGAACTAAACTAGACTTAGCAGAACGTGTTATTAGCATACGCGTAATAAATAGGATTACAACTAAATTAACTGATACATTAAAATTAGCTTCAACGTAAGGTATCTCAATAATTCGCGATtgaatattctaaaaaaaaaacgcgttCATTTCACTGGAGGCCGAGAGTGCCCTGGAAGTATCTTGTTATAGTATATGCTACGCGTACATCATGGTGTGACATCAAACAAGAGGATCGGAAGATGGTTTGCATGATCAAACAGTTTATAAAGAGACCTGCGACGACGGGCAACGAAGTGTCTAGATAGAGTGCGAGATAGAATGAATCGCGTTACGTGTACGTGTCCCGACAAAATTCAAGGACCATGTATAATTCAGTCTCGCAGATTAACGCTAATTGCTTCTTCCCTTTCCCCATAGTCTTCATTTCATCGACGACGGTGTATACGTAGCGTTGCGGTGGAAGCtgctcctccttctcctcctcgcgCGATATTTCGCGAGCCCGTTTTTGCAACTAAGGATGCGGAGGCATGTATATCGGATGATGTTGCTCATCCTCGGGAAGTACCTGTTGACTCCTGTCATGCCAGCCGTGTAGCTCCGGGGAATGGTGGTACAGGCCGTAATTGACACCGCTGGTGGCAATCTTCTTTAGGCCCTGGATACTGGACAATATAAGGGCCATCTTCGCGAGGATCAACGCTTTGCCGCCCAATACCGCGAGGAACTGGAAGCCCATCGGTATCAGGACCGAGCCCATCAGAAACATGCCCATCATCATTAGCGGCATGAGGTGGTGGTGCCGGCGACGGTGGTGTCGGCGTCTTCCTGGAAtgtgaatttaatataatattataacataaaatcgaaaatataatattaagttttaatatcAAGTGAATTTAATCGCATTTATTGTAACGTGTAACGTTTCAGTCTCACCCTGGACAGCATTATCACTGGTCTCTGGCTGGGATGAGTTACTGGTAGTCGAACCTGCATTAAACATGTAATCGATGTTGATTCGGATAGCGTGGGTCCGCAGAATACGTGTCACTCGATTCCAAATAATCGTCGACCAGCTGGTGTCGTTTCCCAATTTATTTTCGAAAGCAAAAGTGTCGCTATCAAGAATTgccatatatattttaattgcgaaattataatatataagtaaattgattattttattacttaaaattaatacatttgaCTAAAAAATGAGTTGATACATAgatgaattaattttccagCTTTGGTATTCATGATCAGAATTATTCTCCGGGAAATTCCgcaactataatataattctagaAATGCAAAAGCATACCAAAGGCATGCATTAAGGCTTCACCTCATTTTCTTCACCTCATTTTCCTATCTCCTTCCGATAACATCGAAAATAATTGGAAATTTGCGGTACATGACTAAAGCACATTGGAGCAGAAGAGAAAAGGCGAAATTCTTTCtcgaaatttaacaaattctGGTACAATCgaattatgaattataatcTGTTACAAAAATCTGATAAAACGTCTGACAATATATGGATTTGAATACCTCCAATCTTAAGCCTTTATCAGATTTCTATTTTTGACTTGCTACAcccatttgtttttttattattaggtCAGTGCGCATAAATTCTTGCCGATGGATCGAATGGATCTCCTCAAAAGATAACTTCTTTCGACGTGATATTCGCGATGATGTTGTCGgaaagatggaaaaaaaatcgagaaaaacGATGGAAAATACTTTGACTGATGTATGCTGTACTgattgtttcatttcaataaagaaaaattgcaaaatcgacAAGAACTTACGCACCGAcctaatatattttctcaattatGTCATTCACAATCGTCGGATATTAaagatttgatttttattaattctattaatatattattttattaattataaactgCAAAAATCGACTTACTTAGATTTTGTACTGTTTTCATTGCTTGCTTTGTGGTATCGTACTAGGTCGATACCGTCGAACACTGGGATAACGTCATTGTTGAAAAGGGCATCGAGGGTGTTGATGGCTCTCTGCTGCACGCATCGCCGGAAAGCCTCCAGTAATTCATCCTGGCCGGAACCATTTCGTGACTCGAATGGGCAATTCTTGAGTATGTGCCGTAATTCGGAGTACCATTTTGCTTTATCGTCACAGCCGGCCCTTACGACAGCGGTCAGCGCGAGAGCAAGGACGTGGAGAGCACGAGAGTGCATCTGCATTTAAATGCATACGGTAATACATTTCTCTCTGAACCAGCGATGCACTTAACTAaattctttccctctctctttttctcgttcccCCTTTCTAGAACGTTTACTATTAAAAATCAACTCGTTTTCTTTGAACGCGATGTTTGGTCAATTTCATTACATTATTTGAGATAAAaacaatgaataataaaacgcgtgttaaaaatacattttcagtattttctttgttttgaTAATGTTCATTTTgtgattattatgaaatatgtaattacaggaaattttataatactgtTATTCGAAGGCAGGAAATTGTGAAAGAGCGAAAACAGATTCGAGAACAAACagacatttaaatttaatcaaagCCATCAGATATTTAAAACTGATgtctgcaatatttttatatacgtgCAATATTAAGCACACGCGCGtcccatttttttctttcgctctATTTTCTCATTTATGCCGCCCACGAGACAAATCTATTTGTCATTGTTATCAGATATTCTCTACTCATCTGCTTTTCCAATTCAAACCTTAAATGCAAGTGAAACGAAGTATTTGAGAGAAATAGTGTAAAAGCAATAGTGCgcagtaataaatatacattgctttttaaatagaaaaagaaattcaatATTCCGGccaatttatttgttaataaaattaacaaattgttGTTTAATCATTTCAACCGTTGCGCGCGATGGATCCTGCGCTTATCTACCGGCGAGTCCTTTCCATAAGTATTCTCGATTCGCTATcatattttcagaaattttaataaaaaatataattttttattaaaacacatacgaataaatataaaatctatacCTGTGGAAATTGTAGGGTAAATCGATCAAAGGCTGAAGCAGGATCCGAGAAAGCCAGGGCTACTCGTTTAGTTTGACATACTCCGGATTCGCATAAATGCCCGCGAAAACTCCAGAAGATCCTCCAACGAAAGAGACAGAGTGCTCTTTACCAGTGGACACGTCGCGGTGCACTGCGAAAGACGGTCGTGCGGGCGGTGCATCGCGTACGCATTTATACGTGCAGAAAATAGACTACCGTACAGGCAGTCATTACGAGTCATCGAAGGGCATCAAGGTAGCGGTCAAAAGGCGGCCGGACTCCACGCTCGAACGACCGCACTCCGCAATCACCGGCAAAAATATGCTGGTACGCGGATCCGGACATTACGATTTTCTTACCGATGATGGATAGAATCCGTCGTTTCGATTCCCGCTACTATTGCGCTGCGCGAAGCATTTTCGATGCGATAAATTATCCTTATGCGAAAAATATATGAGAGCACGGTAACGGACGCCACACACGAATTAAATTCCACGTCGAGCAGGTCATCGATCTACCAGCAGCGGAGTTAAAACTTCCgctatatatttttccacATTCGCAACTTGATAGTAATATTATTCGCAATTTATGAAtatactaatttatttatttattattactattaattagttgataataaatcattttagaatatcattaaaaatatttagagaatattattatacaagagtaaacttgataaatatattcaagGTATCTAGCATTTAGCTACGCATGATGACATGTAACAACAATAGAGATTAGAGAGATTCAAAGTTTCAGATTCGCTGTCGCGAAATAAATCACAGCATTGCGCAAattcgtaaaaattaattgttttatttaattgttagtacacttttctttttccggcAAGATGCGGTCATCCATTTAATTTATGCTATTCAGATTATTGCAACTGAATCTTGTAACGTATGTTTTCTTAGCACCTTAGATATAAATGTTTCAACAGATTCACTTACAGAACACTTGTTCGTACGTGCGCCGTGACATGATGAACAAGCTGTGCAACGATCACTCGCATCCTCCATTCGTGATCTATTCGAATCAattcaaaatcaatttttacattCCGAAAGTAACTgcaactgttttttttttattaattaatgtacaaaaataCTTAGTCTTTAACACAATGTGTGCACGTCGTCGTGAATTAcgtgacgcgacgcgacggtcGCCAAGTGCTACGTCTTGCAGACGTAAGAGTTGTAACTGCACACGGAATAATGGTCCTCCGGGATCGGCTCGCAATCGTCACTGCGGCCGGATATCGCGCCCTCGCTACCGGCTTTGGCTCCCTTGACGCGATACTTGTTTCTAGGAATGCCAGAAGTGATGCACACCTCTAGTAAGGACCACTCGTCCGAGGCGATCATCGGCGAGCCGTCCTCGTTCAGGGAGTTCTCCACACTGTAGCGCGACGGCGCCGGCGCCGCATTGGACTTCATCGGATTCCGGTAGAGATAATCATCGTAGCTCTCCGTGCTGTTGAAGATCACCGGTGTGCCGTACTTGAAGTGCGATCGCACCGGCACTGAGGTAAGACGAGCCTCGATGGAATTGTCATTCTCACTCCCCGTgtgatggtgatgatggtggtgatgatggtgatgatgatgctgGTGATGCTGATTATGGTGCGACGGTGGCAGCGACGACGATCTTCTGGCGCAGTACGGCTTGGTTACTCTCTCACGTGCGTCACTATCACAGTTTCTCAACGTCTCACTCATGATCTGCGTTGCCGCGTTGCTCGTCGACTTTCTAGGGAAACAGTTATAGCCCAGCGCGTTTCTCAAGGCGAAACGCATCTCCACCGGGTTGAGGTTACTCGTGGACCTgtacaacgacgacgatgagtgTGGCGCGACGTTCTTGACCGCGCCCGGATAAGGCTTGTTGGTGAAATAG
This region includes:
- the LOC105276103 gene encoding uncharacterized protein LOC105276103 isoform X1 — its product is MQMHSRALHVLALALTAVVRAGCDDKAKWYSELRHILKNCPFESRNGSGQDELLEAFRRCVQQRAINTLDALFNNDVIPVFDGIDLVRYHKASNENSTKSNDTFAFENKLGNDTSWSTIIWNRVTRILRTHAIRINIDYMFNAGSTTSNSSQPETSDNAVQGRRRHHRRRHHHLMPLMMMGMFLMGSVLIPMGFQFLAVLGGKALILAKMALILSSIQGLKKIATSGVNYGLYHHSPELHGWHDRSQQVLPEDEQHHPIYMPPHP
- the LOC105276103 gene encoding uncharacterized protein LOC105276103 isoform X2 — translated: MHSRALHVLALALTAVVRAGCDDKAKWYSELRHILKNCPFESRNGSGQDELLEAFRRCVQQRAINTLDALFNNDVIPVFDGIDLVRYHKASNENSTKSNDTFAFENKLGNDTSWSTIIWNRVTRILRTHAIRINIDYMFNAGSTTSNSSQPETSDNAVQGRRRHHRRRHHHLMPLMMMGMFLMGSVLIPMGFQFLAVLGGKALILAKMALILSSIQGLKKIATSGVNYGLYHHSPELHGWHDRSQQVLPEDEQHHPIYMPPHP